From the genome of Saccharomyces eubayanus strain FM1318 chromosome X, whole genome shotgun sequence, one region includes:
- the LOG1 gene encoding Log1p has product MTMESGNGSSGSSSGRQEHGKSVCVYCGSSFGTKTLYSESAEELGALFYKLGWQLVYGGGTTGLMGKIARSTMGPDLNGQVHGIIPDALVSKERTGEDEEEINEALMESVENHKGSTPISKEYGETTIVPDMHTRKRMMANLSDAFVAMPGGYGTFEEIMECITWSQLGIHNKPIILFNIDGFYDQLLQFINHSIEEGFISAKNGEIVQVASTSQEVVDKIERYVVPEGRFNLNWNDEGRSHEHCAKQ; this is encoded by the coding sequence ATGACAATGGAGAGTGGTAACGGAAGTAGCGGCTCTAGTAGTGGCCGCCAAGAGCACGGCAAGTCTGTGTGTGTGTACTGCGGGTCTTCGTTTGGAACTAAAACGCTGTACTCCGAGAGCGCTGAAGAGTTGGGCGCCCTTTTCTATAAGCTTGGGTGGCAATTGGTGTACGGTGGAGGTACCACCGGTTTGATGGGCAAGATAGCAAGGTCCACCATGGGCCCAGATTTGAACGGGCAAGTACACGGCATCATCCCGGATGCGCTCGTGTCCAAGGAGAGAACTGGTgaggatgaagaggaaatcaACGAGGCGCTGATGGAGTCCGTGGAAAACCATAAGGGCTCCACCCCCATCTCCAAGGAGTACGGGGAGACCACAATTGTGCCAGACATGCATACCAGGAAGAGGATGATGGCCAATTTGAGCGACGCGTTTGTGGCCATGCCCGGCGGTTACGGGACCTTTGAAGAGATCATGGAGTGCATCACGTGGTCGCAGTTGGGCATTCACAACAAGCCGATCATCTTGTTCAACATTGACGGGTTTTATGACCAACTGCTGCAATTCATCAACCACTCCATCGAAGAGGGCTTCATTAGTGCCAAAAACGGGGAAATCGTGCAGGTCGCATCGACCTCACAGGAGGTCGTTgacaaaattgaaagataTGTCGTCCCTGAAGGCCGTTTCAATCTGAATTGGAACGACGAAGGTCGAAGCCACGAGCATTGTGCCAAACAATAG
- the TIM54 gene encoding Tim22-complex subunit TIM54, whose protein sequence is MTSEPGKPVAKPAKKPAKKPGYTNPAFKALGVPTLRLPSRNWMIFWSVLTVSIGGLAYDKYKQRQILKRATGSVEPLAEEVLEVDRIPRKITVFIAPPPNDYLESSLKVWRRYVKPVLYHAGLDYELVQEDRQGTIRTNVANRIRQLRKEVLARKDEQLPNGSKPVKTTVDSKNSLSSRLSSLLPFSRTGSVDSADDEPFDPEIGKEFKKNFDWRNVIGIFYTTPKPTDIISEDSLVEDPILSGGVICLGRGAYKEYIAGIHEGLLGPIEREIEVVEATEPKITEVPEIKDIKADANEPNPATLPDAKNDADPAETKVDDDLKLNEENATEESQLFLKPFITPDQYPELQIAPELQTADGKFIRNPDTNIPLLINQPLLVIPIPNLIGFTTIPTRIYRFYQKRFYVEDVCSNVVNCAQQSHIRPFDISKDIDMAKDEEKDWPQNWIKQGKEKNSEWTQELECDPRVTEHMSVYENPSKEEPK, encoded by the coding sequence ATGACTTCTGAACCCGGAAAGCCTGTTGCGAAGCCTGCTAAGAAGCCTGCTAAGAAGCCTGGGTACACCAATCCGGCTTTCAAAGCCCTTGGTGTACCCACCTTGAGACTGCCCTCCAGAAACTGGATGATCTTCTGGTCCGTGCTAACGGTATCCATCGGAGGCCTGGCCTACGACAAGTACAAACAACGACAGATTTTGAAGCGGGCGACTGGCTCGGTGGAACCGTTGGCGGAAGAAGTTTTGGAGGTAGACAGAATTCCACGGAAGATCACCGTTTTCATTGCACCTCCCCCAAACGATTATCTGGAGAGTTCGTTGAAAGTTTGGAGGCGTTACGTTAAACCAGTTCTTTACCATGCCGGCTTGGACTACGAACTGGTTCAGGAGGACAGACAGGGAACTATAAGAACCAATGTGGCCAATAGAATCAGACAGCTACGAAAGGAGGTATTGGCGCGAAAGGATGAACAGTTACCAAACGGGTCCAAGCCAGTGAAAACAACAGTAGATTCGAAGAACTCTTTATCGAGCAGGCTTTCGTCGCTGCTACCGTTCAGTAGGACTGGCTCGGTTGATTCGGCAGACGATGAGCCATTTGATCCAGAGATTGGTaaagaattcaagaaaaacttcgATTGGAGAAACGTCATTGGTATTTTCTATACAACGCCCAAGCCAACAGATATAATAAGTGAAGATTCACTGGTAGAAGACCCTATTCTATCTGGGGGTGTTATCTGCTTAGGCAGAGGTGCATATAAGGAGTATATTGCCGGTATACATGAAGGTTTGCTGGGCCCTATTGAAAGGGAAATCGAGGTGGTTGAGGCTACGGAACCCAAGATAACAGAAGTTCCTGAGATCAAGGATATTAAGGCAGATGCAAACGAACCGAACCCTGCTACGTTGCCGGATGCAAAGAACGATGCTGATCCTGCAGAGACGAAAGTGgatgatgatttgaagCTAAATGAGGAAAACGCTACAGAGGAGTCgcaactttttttaaagcCTTTCATCACCCCAGACCAATACCCTGAGTTGCAAATCGCTCCGGAATTACAAACGGCAGATGGCAAATTCATAAGAAACCCCGACACAAATATCCCTCTTCTCATAAACCAACCATTACTAGTCATCCCCATACCCAATTTAATAGGATTCACTACGATTCCCACAAGAATTTACCGGTTCTACCAGAAGCGTTTCTATGTCGAGGATGTGTGTTCCAATGTAGTTAACTGTGCACAACAGTCACACATTAGACCATTTGACATTTCAAAGGACATCGATATGGCgaaggatgaagaaaaggactGGCCTCAAAACTGGATCAAACAAGgtaaagagaaaaacagTGAATGGACCCAAGAATTGGAATGCGATCCTAGAGTCACAGAGCACATGTCCGTCTATGAGAATCCATCCAAGGAAGAGCCCAAATAG
- the PEP8 gene encoding retromer subunit PEP8: MSIFFKSPIDIEILFDNEESRKHVDIASRSSSSSYKSMKESLPVYEDGESLGGIVTLRVRDGKKVDHLGIKVSVIGSIDMIKSHGSGNSSSKKSTSSTSSSTSNNGSSDIRKNSVDQFLCQSYDLCPAGELQHSQSFPFLFRDLSKRYESYKGKNVDVAYFVKVTVMRKSTDISKIKKLWVYLYNSIATAPNALSTNEPQANFNSASADGEDGASKKNDATPKKDGPVEAADDNQVLPAPHSTNEPKPVKLDIGIENCLHIEFEYAKSQYSLKEVIVGRIYFLLTRLRIKHMELSLITRESSGLQTSNVLTDSTAIRYEIMDGSPVKGETIPIRLFLSGYDLTPNVSCNYFNVKNYLSLVIIDEDGRRYFKQSEITLYRTR, encoded by the coding sequence ATGAgcatatttttcaagtcgCCAATTGATATCGAGATTTTGTTCGATAATGAGGAATCTCGCAAACATGTAGATATCGCATCAAGGTCAAGCAGTTCCAGTTACAAATCCATGAAAGAGAGCTTGCCCGTTTATGAAGATGGCGAATCCTTGGGCGGGATTGTCACCTTGAGAGTTCGGGATGGCAAAAAGGTAGATCACTTAGGTATAAAAGTGTCCGTCATTGGATCTATTGACATGATAAAATCGCACGGTAGTGGTAATTCTTCCTCGAAGAAATCTACATCTTCCACCTCATCCTCCACCTCTAATAATGGCTCATCAGATATACGGAAGAATTCCGTTGACCAGTTTTTGTGCCAGAGCTATGACCTTTGTCCCGCTGGTGAGTTACAGCATTCTCAAAGCTTTCCCTTCTTGTTTAGGGATTTAAGCAAAAGATACGAATCTTATAAAGGCAAGAATGTGGATGTAGCATATTTTGTCAAAGTTACCGTGATGAGAAAGTCTACTGACATttctaaaataaaaaaattgtggGTCTACCTTTATAATAGTATAGCCACGGCACCAAATGCCCTCTCTACAAATGAGCCACAAGCAAACTTCAACAGCGCTAGTGCCGATGGTGAAGACGGGGCTAGTAAGAAGAACGACGCAACGCCGAAAAAGGATGGCCCAGTTGAAGCCGCAGATGATAATCAAGTCTTGCCGGCACCACATTCCACCAATGAACCCAAACCAGTTAAATTAGACATCGGTATAGAAAACTGCCTTCATATTGAATTCGAATATGCCAAATCACAGTATAGCTTGAAGGAAGTCATTGTAGGAcgtatatattttcttttaacgAGACTAAGGATAAAGCACATGGAATTGAGCTTGATCACAAGAGAGTCCTCTGGCTTACAAACCTCTAATGTGTTGACAGATTCAACGGCCATCCGGTATGAAATCATGGATGGGTCTCCGGTGAAAGGTGAGACCATTCCTATCAGATTGTTTTTGAGCGGGTATGACTTAACGCCCAATGTGAGCTGTAATTACTTTAACGTCAAGAACTATTTGAGCCTGGTCATCATCGATGAAGACGGAAGAAGATATTTCAAGCAATCAGAAATTACATTGTACCGTACCCGATGA